The genome window CGGTGCGTTTCAGCCCGCCCACACGCCTGCCCTTTCCCCCGCTTGGCAAACAATGATAAAGTTACACCCTTTCAACCAACCCGCATGCCGCCGCAAGCCATTCACCCACATCCCAACAAGAGACCCGCTATGCAACGCACCACCCAAACCCTTATCGCCCTCGCACTCTCCCTTGCCTTCGCAGGCAGCCTGAACGCCGCGCCCACCTCCGGCAGCCGCATCTACCGCCCCGCGCCCAAATACAAGCTCACCCAAGCGGAGCGCGCCCAAGAAGACCAACGCCTCAGCCAAATCAGCAAACGCAGCCAAAGCCTGTTTGCCCTATCCTCCGCCGAAATGGCGCTCACCAAAGGCGACGTGAAATCTGCCATCGGCTTATACATCTACACGCTCAACCAAACCAAAAGCTCCGATGTCGCCGAGCGCGCCATGGACATCGCCATCGAAACGCATAATTACCCCATCGCCGAAGCCATCTACCAAGAATGGCGCAAAATTGAGCCCAACCCCAGCGCCGCGCAAAAACGCCTTGCATGGGTGCGCGCCCTTGCGCTGGGCGACACCGCCACCATCGTTGGCACGCTTAAAGAAACCCTTGCCAGCGCCGACGAAGCCCAACGCAGCCGCGCCTTCCTGCTGCTTGCCCAAGCCGCCCTGTCCAAAAACGACCTGCTGGTGCAAGGCAAAACCGTTGTGCACGAAGCTGCCTTGCAATACCCCGACTTGCCCGAAGCTGCCGTTGCCGATATTTTCTTCAACAGCGGCGACGAAGCCATTGTGATTGCCGCGCTGCAACGCCTTGCCAAACACGATGCCGAAATCTCCCCGCCCACCCAGCTCACGCTGCAAGTCATCGTGCAAAACCACCCCAAAGTCCTGACCAAATTCTTTGAAAAAACCGACCTCAGCACGCTGTCGCCCGTGTGGCAGCAGCTTGAAATAGAAAGCCTTATCCACAACGGCGACTACCGCAAAGCCCAACGCAAGCTAGACAAACTGATTGCCAAAGACCCCAAAGCCGAACTCTATTTTCAGGCTGCCAAACTGGCGAACAAACGCAATCCCAAAAACATCAGCGACACCGCCCTGAACTACACCCGAGCCTACCAAATCGGCACATCCGAACAAAAATACCAAGCCGCCCTATCGCTTGCCCTGCTCTACGCCGGCAACCGAGACTACGACCAAGCCACCCAATGGGCGCAAAAAATTGATTCCGCCGACAACATCACCGACCGCGAAACCCTGCTCGCCAGCCTAGCCAGCGAACAAAAAAACTGGACGGTTGCCCTGCAACACGCCAAAACCGCGCTCGACAGCCAAATCACCAGCAAAAACCCCGTTTTCACCCACCAAGAAATCAGCAGCCTATACGCCTACATCCTCACCCAATCGCAGCCGCCCGAACAAGCCCTTGCCGAAATCAACCGACAGCTCGCGCAACTGGACACGCAAAAATCCAGCCCCACCTACGCCATAGAACGCTCATCGCTCATCTACCAACGCGGGCTGCTGTATTCCGACAAACTGGGGCAGCCTGAAAAAGCCGTTGCCGACTTCCGCACCTATCTCATCCACAACCCCGACAGCGCGCAAG of Kingella oralis contains these proteins:
- a CDS encoding tetratricopeptide repeat protein yields the protein MDNRHDNASYLGKTRIVMDMTAMVGILARRPSFAFQAADCRRKGSLKPARCVSARPHACPFPRLANNDKVTPFQPTRMPPQAIHPHPNKRPAMQRTTQTLIALALSLAFAGSLNAAPTSGSRIYRPAPKYKLTQAERAQEDQRLSQISKRSQSLFALSSAEMALTKGDVKSAIGLYIYTLNQTKSSDVAERAMDIAIETHNYPIAEAIYQEWRKIEPNPSAAQKRLAWVRALALGDTATIVGTLKETLASADEAQRSRAFLLLAQAALSKNDLLVQGKTVVHEAALQYPDLPEAAVADIFFNSGDEAIVIAALQRLAKHDAEISPPTQLTLQVIVQNHPKVLTKFFEKTDLSTLSPVWQQLEIESLIHNGDYRKAQRKLDKLIAKDPKAELYFQAAKLANKRNPKNISDTALNYTRAYQIGTSEQKYQAALSLALLYAGNRDYDQATQWAQKIDSADNITDRETLLASLASEQKNWTVALQHAKTALDSQITSKNPVFTHQEISSLYAYILTQSQPPEQALAEINRQLAQLDTQKSSPTYAIERSSLIYQRGLLYSDKLGQPEKAVADFRTYLIHNPDSAQGQNALGYNLLDMGKAHLPEAIALISAAYQKEPNNPQIMDSMGWAHYQNGEYQKAQTLLTQAYEQDKNAEIGAHLGAALWQLGKHRQAKKIWQASWQKEAGNPALQKILKEFNISFEQ